A genomic stretch from Dissulfurispira thermophila includes:
- a CDS encoding type II toxin-antitoxin system VapC family toxin: MKRLFVDTGAWYALVDKNDPDHKEALSFIKNNKIPLLTTNFIFDETITLLRSRLGWSVAKEFGQRLKDSRFVSLISVEDEDEEKAWEIFLKYKDKDFSYTDCTSFAVMKRLKIDFAFTFDSHFQTMKFNAMPL, from the coding sequence ATGAAGAGGTTATTTGTTGATACCGGAGCGTGGTATGCCCTTGTTGACAAGAATGACCCCGACCACAAAGAAGCATTGTCTTTCATAAAAAATAACAAAATCCCGCTTTTGACGACAAATTTTATATTTGATGAGACTATTACTCTACTCCGAAGCCGACTTGGATGGAGCGTAGCCAAGGAGTTTGGACAGAGACTTAAGGACAGTCGGTTTGTGAGCCTTATCTCAGTGGAGGACGAGGACGAAGAAAAGGCATGGGAGATTTTCCTGAAATACAAAGATAAAGATTTCAGCTATACGGATTGCACAAGTTTTGCAGTGATGAAACGACTGAAGATAGATTTCGCTTTTACTTTTGACAGCCATTTTCAAACAATGAAATTTAATGCTATGCCATTATAA
- a CDS encoding GNA1162 family protein — MKIRKMAIILFALLFLFSCAQPSEVKKDIPEITVSEEELPRMVAVLPFQNETQEPGIANQVRRAFYNHFSSKPYADVELNVVDEKIIQLEKSTGKNILDLKPQDISQSIGCDGLIYGKVTDYKKVYAAVYSQLGVEAEVWMINTKTGKEVFRIKDSVRYHEGGIPMSPLSVIMTAVSTAMNIRDIQQMRMINELAYKFNEKIPSPTGVAIEERPIIKEVLTNIKEGPFGKGKIIRVGLEGDKGMVATFDIGNFKKGIPMKETKPGIYMGEYLVMPGDNAKDMPIIASLKKPGGYESQWIDVGGFLTIDTTPPPQVTGLRAKGFHDRIEVSWEGVKNVSDLKGYKVLRSEQPLSGYSEIGSVELNSFEDRTAIHGNAYYYRVVAFDSAGNESEIQDAVRASLMTKEPVVLAGEIKKDTVLSGVYIVKDTFTIPKGLSLTIEPETRLMFDENASLAVFGKIIVNGKESPVEFISSGEKKWKGIVVDGGSIMMNGFRIKNADVGLSAKNSEGLMESGVITDSNTGMSISGTPSVNVKNIAASGNKTGIELIKTDAKIFMSSVFQNETGVAINSFSGDMKDNNIFDNSLNISSESMVKIDPNYLGSINIDEMKIKGVSINKVYDNRIPGGKIVDAVSNPYANLSQENRQKKAMEFVIEAGNYFRQRNYGKASSLFEEALKAYPTADVYYYLALCYQEMKEDEKALKYLKEGAEKFPRDSTLQKSLGLMYYQKGNEAEAKKVFEEVLRLSPEDRQVRFLIERIGK; from the coding sequence ATGAAAATACGAAAAATGGCAATTATATTATTTGCGTTGTTATTTCTTTTTTCCTGTGCTCAGCCTTCGGAAGTAAAAAAGGATATTCCTGAAATAACCGTATCCGAAGAAGAATTGCCGAGGATGGTTGCGGTGCTTCCGTTCCAGAACGAGACGCAGGAACCTGGTATTGCCAATCAGGTGAGAAGGGCTTTTTATAATCACTTTAGCTCAAAGCCATATGCTGATGTGGAACTTAATGTTGTTGATGAAAAGATTATTCAGCTTGAAAAATCAACAGGTAAAAATATTCTTGATCTCAAGCCACAGGATATAAGTCAATCAATAGGATGCGACGGATTAATCTATGGTAAAGTTACTGATTATAAAAAGGTATATGCAGCAGTTTATTCGCAACTTGGTGTTGAGGCTGAGGTCTGGATGATAAATACGAAGACAGGCAAAGAGGTCTTCAGAATAAAGGACTCTGTCAGATACCATGAAGGAGGCATTCCAATGTCTCCACTCAGTGTGATAATGACTGCTGTATCCACTGCTATGAATATCAGAGATATACAGCAGATGAGGATGATAAATGAGCTTGCTTATAAATTCAATGAAAAGATTCCATCACCTACTGGAGTTGCTATTGAAGAAAGACCAATTATCAAAGAAGTGCTTACAAATATAAAAGAGGGTCCGTTTGGCAAAGGCAAGATAATCAGGGTTGGTCTCGAAGGTGACAAGGGAATGGTGGCGACATTTGATATAGGTAATTTCAAGAAGGGTATCCCTATGAAGGAGACAAAACCCGGAATATATATGGGTGAGTATTTAGTTATGCCGGGGGACAACGCAAAGGACATGCCCATAATAGCATCATTGAAAAAACCTGGGGGTTATGAGAGCCAGTGGATTGATGTAGGCGGCTTTTTGACAATAGATACTACACCGCCTCCACAGGTAACTGGTCTCAGGGCAAAGGGATTCCATGATAGGATAGAGGTCTCATGGGAGGGAGTAAAAAATGTTTCTGATCTGAAGGGATATAAAGTTTTGAGGAGTGAGCAGCCGCTAAGCGGCTATAGTGAAATCGGCTCTGTGGAGCTTAATTCTTTTGAGGACAGGACGGCAATTCATGGGAATGCCTATTATTACAGGGTTGTTGCCTTTGATAGTGCTGGCAACGAGTCGGAGATTCAGGATGCTGTAAGGGCTTCTTTGATGACAAAAGAGCCTGTTGTGCTTGCAGGCGAAATCAAGAAGGATACTGTTCTTTCAGGGGTGTATATTGTAAAAGATACATTTACAATTCCAAAGGGCTTATCTTTGACAATAGAGCCTGAGACAAGGCTCATGTTTGATGAGAATGCGTCTCTTGCTGTATTTGGCAAAATTATTGTCAATGGCAAGGAATCGCCTGTTGAATTCATATCTTCTGGGGAAAAAAAGTGGAAAGGCATTGTTGTTGATGGTGGAAGTATCATGATGAATGGTTTTCGCATTAAAAATGCTGATGTTGGATTATCTGCTAAGAATTCAGAAGGACTTATGGAAAGTGGGGTAATCACAGACAGCAATACAGGGATGTCAATATCAGGCACTCCTTCTGTTAATGTCAAAAATATTGCTGCATCAGGTAATAAAACAGGTATTGAACTAATAAAGACAGATGCAAAGATTTTCATGAGCAGTGTTTTTCAGAATGAGACGGGAGTTGCAATCAACAGTTTTTCAGGAGATATGAAGGACAACAATATTTTTGATAATAGTCTGAATATCTCGTCTGAGTCTATGGTTAAAATCGACCCCAACTATCTCGGCTCTATAAATATTGATGAAATGAAAATCAAGGGTGTTAGCATAAATAAGGTTTATGACAACAGGATACCGGGCGGAAAGATTGTGGATGCTGTTTCAAATCCTTATGCAAATCTATCACAGGAAAACCGTCAGAAAAAGGCAATGGAATTCGTTATCGAGGCAGGAAATTATTTCAGACAGAGGAATTACGGCAAGGCATCTTCTCTTTTTGAAGAGGCATTAAAGGCATATCCAACAGCAGATGTTTATTACTACCTTGCCCTATGTTATCAGGAGATGAAGGAAGATGAAAAGGCATTAAAATATCTAAAAGAGGGTGCAGAAAAATTTCCGAGGGATTCCACGCTCCAAAAATCCCTTGGCCTTATGTATTACCAGAAAGGAAATGAGGCGGAAGCTAAAAAGGTATTTGAAGAGGTTTTGAGATTGAGTCCTGAAGACAGGCAGGTAAGGTTCTTGATAGAAAGAATAGGGAAATAG